The Pelmatolapia mariae isolate MD_Pm_ZW linkage group LG9, Pm_UMD_F_2, whole genome shotgun sequence genome has a segment encoding these proteins:
- the psme1 gene encoding proteasome activator complex subunit 1, with the protein MAAVDIRLKSKKQVDDFCQKLTKEAEVLVSTYFPQKLEELQELLKSFRCNDLPSLKAPLDIPIPDPAKEEAKRKKKEEKEAKEGKKDKDSDKEDEDAGPPCGPICTNEQVESLLPKVKTEIQTLKEKLNTVSMWVQLQIPKIEDGNNFGVAVQEKVFELLTNTRTKIEGFQTQISKYYNERGDAVAKASKSPHVGDYRQLVHELDQYQYCELRLVVLDIRNTYAVLFDIINKNFDKIKRPRGDGKALIY; encoded by the exons ATGGCTGCTGTGGATATTCGCCTCAAGTCGAAGAAACAG GTGGACGACTTCTGCCAAAAGCTCACCAAGGAG GCGGAGGTGCTGGTGTCAACATATTTCCCTCAGAAGCTCGAAGAGCTGCAGGAGCTGCTGAAG TCTTTCAGATGCAACGACCTGCCTTCTTTGAAGGCTCCACTCGACATCCCGATACCCGATCCGGCGAAAGAGGAGGCCAAGCGCAAGAAAAAAGAGGAG AAGGAGGCTAAGGAGGGGAAGAAAGACAAGGACAGCGATAAAGAGGATGAAGACGCAG GCCCTCCATGTGGTCCCATCTGCACCAATGAGCAGGTGGAGAGCCTCCTGCCGAAGGTCAAAACTGAGATCCAGACACTGAAGGAGAAGCTCAACACG gTGTCAATGTGGGTGCAACTCCAGATTCCTAAAATTGAGGATGGTAACAATTTCGGAGTGGCTGTCCAG GAGAAAGTGTTTGAGCTGCTGACCAACACACGCACCAAGATCGAAGGATTCCAGACTCAGATTTCAAA GTATTACAACGAGAGGGGTGATGCTGTGGCCAAAGCCTCCAAGTCGCCCCACGTG GGAGACTACAGACAGCTGGTCCACGAGCTGGACCAATATCAATACTGCGAGCTCCGCCTTGTGGTCTTGGACATCCGCAATACATAC gCTGTGTTGTTTGACATCATTAACAAGAACTTTGACAAGATTAAGAGACCCAGAGGAGATGGGAAAGCGCTCATCTACTGA
- the LOC134634177 gene encoding fat storage-inducing transmembrane protein 1-like yields the protein MNLKTGNSSNGFTPEISLDKLHRMAAELILPGRSILRLLNTVLEFVTNFLARVLGSSLIRRHFHLLLSGLVLFGPVLSFWASKYSIFANSNHYLYRKFLRSTWGWTCIFTGAFITLLSLSVRHSPSLSLRHLSRVGLAGLLWWGCQRLLTLLEDAAGTCYEPMTPGQDGQSPASPVQPLLLLHEDQNKASCLKAHMLWRGYEVSQDVLILCFCCLLLVEEMCVFGHHLERQKPLQRSPGTPLRVVFLLCVLLLLVWMFLLLCLLAYFPKFPSQQLGGALGYLGWRGLYQGLYRLGSRWGCPGLPREGLSTTVHTNKQP from the exons ATGAATCTAAAGACAGGAAACTCCTCAAATGGCTTCACACCAGAGATCAGTTTGGATAAACTACACCGGATGGCTGCAGAGCTGATACTGCCTGGACGATCCATCTTGAGGCTCTTGAACACTGTTCTGGAGTTTGTTACAAACTTTCTGGCCCGAGTTTTAGGAAGCAGCCTGATCAGAAGACacttccacctgctgctgtctgGGTTGGTCCTCTTTGGGCCTGTGCTCAGCTTCTGGGCATCAAAGTATAGCATCTTTGCAAACAGCAACCACTACCTGTACAG GAAGTTCCTGAGGTCCACTTGGGGTTGGACCTGCATCTTTACGGGCGCTTTCATCAcccttctctccctctcagTCCGTCACTCCCCCTCTCTTTCCCTCCGCCACCTCTCTCGAGTAGGCCTCGCGGGTTTGCTCTGGTGGGGTTGTCAGCGCCTCCTGACCCTGCTGGAGGATGCAGCGGGGACCTGTTACGAGCCCATGACCCCAGGCCAGGACGGCCAGAGCCCGGCCTCCCCAGTACAGCCTCTGCTGCTCCTGCATGAAGACCAGAACAAGGCCTCCTGCCTGAAAGCCCACATGCTGTGGCGAGGCTACGAAGTCTCCCAGGACGTCCTCATCCTCTGCTTCTGCTGTCTGCTGCTTGTCGAGGAAATGTGTGTCTTTGGTCATCACTTGGAGCGACAGAAGCCTCTGCAGAGGTCACCCGGGACCCCGCTGAGAGTCGTCTTCCTCCTGTGTGTTCTTCTCCTCCttgtttggatgtttctgctgctgtgtttgcttgCATACTTCCCAAAGTTTCCCTCCCAGCAGCTGGGTGGAGCTCTGGGCTACTTGGGGTGGAGAGGACTCTATCAGGGGTTGTACAGGCTCGGATCGAGATGGGGTTGTCCTGGTTTACCCAGAGAGGGACTTTCTACCACGGTGCACACCAACAAACAGCCTTAG